One window of the Paraburkholderia sp. PGU19 genome contains the following:
- a CDS encoding acyltransferase: MKSSGRTTTAVDTHVKHAGHAKGHVRGLNGLRALAVVLVFLSHKAHVKTVDVGKLGVWIFFLISGFLIIGELHRNRVRIEAGNARCEAVMCVFFMKRALRIFPIYYLLLIAVTIAHALFYQRDVDLGLAWHYFFLSDYWVGVVKDGWPGTVSHFWSLAVEQQFYLVAPFLFVLTPASRHRMVCALVVLAGVAGHLAMHAAGASEPLIYAFSPLNFALLALGGLCGMLEQDSGLMRAAGRFSTGMVGALGVLVFATQPVWSHWALPFSPVDSAWIDIGLALSLCVLFAWIVNRPRSIVVSALELKPLDYLGTISYGFYLFHNLIPSKLGFAPAWFAAPTWVHILCALTLQFALAVLLAHLSWHLIEKRLLELKKPFEAAIGRRLPAPRLRTQTQPR, translated from the coding sequence ATGAAGTCAAGCGGACGGACAACGACGGCGGTCGACACGCACGTCAAACATGCGGGGCACGCGAAGGGACATGTGCGCGGGCTCAACGGGCTGAGAGCGCTTGCCGTCGTGCTGGTGTTCCTGTCGCACAAGGCGCACGTCAAGACCGTCGACGTCGGCAAGCTCGGCGTCTGGATCTTCTTTCTCATCAGCGGTTTTCTGATCATCGGGGAACTGCATCGCAATCGCGTGCGTATCGAAGCGGGCAACGCGCGCTGCGAAGCCGTGATGTGCGTGTTCTTCATGAAGCGCGCGTTGCGCATCTTTCCGATCTACTACTTGCTGCTGATCGCCGTGACGATCGCGCATGCGCTGTTCTATCAGCGCGATGTCGATCTCGGTCTCGCGTGGCATTACTTTTTTCTGTCCGACTACTGGGTCGGCGTGGTGAAGGACGGCTGGCCGGGGACGGTGTCGCACTTCTGGAGTCTCGCCGTCGAGCAACAGTTCTATCTCGTCGCGCCGTTTCTGTTCGTGCTGACGCCGGCGTCGCGGCATCGGATGGTGTGCGCGCTCGTGGTGCTGGCGGGCGTCGCGGGCCATCTCGCGATGCATGCTGCAGGCGCCAGCGAACCGCTGATCTACGCATTCTCGCCATTGAACTTCGCGCTGCTCGCGCTAGGTGGGCTGTGCGGGATGTTGGAGCAGGACAGTGGTCTCATGCGCGCGGCGGGGCGATTTTCTACGGGCATGGTTGGCGCGCTCGGCGTGCTGGTGTTCGCAACGCAGCCGGTGTGGAGTCATTGGGCATTACCGTTTTCACCCGTCGATTCCGCGTGGATCGACATCGGCCTCGCGCTCTCGCTGTGCGTGCTGTTCGCGTGGATCGTGAATCGCCCTCGCAGCATCGTGGTGTCGGCGCTCGAACTGAAGCCGCTCGACTATCTCGGCACGATCAGCTACGGCTTCTATCTGTTTCACAACCTGATTCCGTCGAAGCTCGGCTTCGCTCCGGCCTGGTTCGCCGCGCCGACATGGGTTCACATACTGTGCGCGCTAACGCTGCAATTCGCGCTTGCCGTGCTGCTTGCGCATCTGTCGTGGCATCTGATCGAGAAGCGGTTGCTCGAACTGAAGAAGCCTTTCGAGGCGGCGATAGGGCGCAGATTGCCGGCGCCCCGTCTGCGCACCCAAACGCAACCGCGCTGA
- a CDS encoding carboxymuconolactone decarboxylase family protein, which yields MGFIAAIKELIPDYAKDIRLNLDGTIARSSLQGNDAVGVALAAAFAAKSPKIIAAIREAGVLSPEEVNGALTAAALMGMNNVWYPYVEMTENADLKSQPAGLRMNAYASHGGVDKRRFEMYALAASIIGKCHFCVKSHFDTLINEGMSSTQLRDVGRIAAVVNAAAQVIVAEGK from the coding sequence ATGGGATTCATCGCAGCGATTAAAGAGCTTATTCCTGATTACGCCAAAGACATTCGCCTGAATCTGGACGGCACGATTGCGCGCTCGTCGCTGCAAGGCAACGACGCCGTTGGCGTCGCCCTGGCCGCCGCGTTCGCTGCGAAGAGCCCGAAGATCATCGCCGCGATCCGTGAAGCGGGCGTACTGTCGCCGGAAGAAGTCAACGGCGCGCTGACGGCGGCCGCGCTGATGGGCATGAACAACGTCTGGTATCCGTACGTCGAAATGACGGAAAACGCCGATCTGAAATCGCAGCCGGCCGGTTTGCGGATGAACGCTTACGCGTCGCATGGCGGCGTCGACAAGCGCCGCTTCGAAATGTACGCACTGGCCGCGTCGATCATCGGCAAGTGCCATTTCTGCGTGAAATCGCACTTCGATACGCTGATCAACGAAGGCATGAGTTCGACGCAACTGCGCGACGTCGGCCGTATTGCCGCTGTCGTCAATGCGGCTGCGCAAGTGATCGTGGCTGAAGGCAAGTAA
- a CDS encoding threonine/serine dehydratase produces the protein MSTATPQHTDRTIDGEPIPTLDDIASQHFALTPWVVRTPVFDRMDFPTLEGTLVNFKFELLQAGGSFKARGAFSNLLALDEAQRIAGVTCVSGGNHAVAVAYAAMRMGISAKVVVMHAANPARIALCRQYRAEVVMADNVNEAFEIVRRIEAEEGRYFVHPFNGYRTVLGTATLGYEWATQTPDLDAVIVPIGGGGLAAGISTALRLANPRVHVYGVEPEGADVMNRSFAANHTVKMTHMHSIADSLMAPHTEQYSYELCRRHVDRLVTVTDDALRAAMLTLFTQLKLAVEPACAAATAALLGPLREQLQGKRVGVLLCGTNTDPVTFAAHIEQARAAEI, from the coding sequence ATGTCCACCGCCACGCCGCAGCACACCGACCGCACGATCGACGGCGAACCGATACCGACGCTCGACGACATCGCTTCGCAGCACTTCGCGCTGACACCGTGGGTCGTGCGAACGCCCGTGTTCGACCGGATGGATTTTCCGACGCTCGAAGGCACGCTCGTCAACTTCAAGTTCGAGCTGTTGCAGGCGGGCGGCAGCTTCAAGGCGCGCGGCGCGTTCTCGAACCTGCTCGCGCTCGACGAAGCGCAGCGCATCGCGGGCGTGACCTGCGTGTCGGGCGGCAATCACGCGGTGGCCGTCGCTTATGCGGCGATGCGCATGGGCATCAGCGCGAAGGTCGTCGTGATGCACGCGGCGAACCCCGCGCGCATCGCGCTTTGCCGGCAATATCGCGCGGAAGTCGTGATGGCCGACAACGTGAATGAAGCGTTCGAAATCGTGCGGCGGATCGAGGCCGAAGAAGGCCGCTATTTCGTGCATCCGTTCAACGGTTACCGGACGGTGCTCGGCACCGCGACGCTCGGCTACGAATGGGCGACGCAGACACCCGATCTCGATGCCGTGATCGTGCCCATCGGCGGCGGCGGGCTCGCGGCGGGTATTTCGACGGCGCTGCGCCTGGCCAATCCGCGCGTGCATGTGTACGGCGTCGAGCCGGAAGGCGCGGACGTGATGAACCGCAGCTTCGCCGCGAATCACACGGTTAAGATGACCCACATGCATTCGATCGCCGATTCGCTGATGGCGCCGCACACCGAGCAATACAGCTACGAACTGTGCCGCCGGCATGTCGACCGTCTCGTCACCGTCACCGACGATGCATTGCGTGCCGCGATGCTCACACTGTTCACGCAATTGAAGCTGGCCGTCGAGCCTGCATGCGCAGCCGCCACGGCCGCCCTGCTCGGCCCGTTGCGCGAGCAACTGCAAGGCAAGCGCGTCGGCGTGCTGCTATGCGGGACGAATACCGATCCTGTCACGTTCGCCGCGCATATCGAACAGGCGCGGGCGGCAGAAATTTAA
- the ispD gene encoding 2-C-methyl-D-erythritol 4-phosphate cytidylyltransferase, producing MTSRLFALIPCAGTGSRSGASMPKQYRTVAGRDMLYYSLAAFDACSEFAQTLVVIAPDDQHFDARRFAGLRFAVRRCGGASRQASVLNGLHALAEFGAHDDDWVLVHDAARPGITPALIRALVGTLKDDAVGGIMALPVADTLKRVTPNTDHRIDHTEPRDGLWQAQTPQMFRIGMLREAILRAQSDGHDLTDEASAIEWSGHAPKLVQGSLRNFKVTYPEDFDLAEAILGRGTAG from the coding sequence GTGACTTCCCGCCTCTTTGCACTGATTCCTTGCGCCGGCACCGGCAGCCGTTCGGGCGCGTCGATGCCCAAGCAATATCGAACCGTCGCGGGACGCGACATGCTGTATTACTCGCTTGCCGCGTTCGACGCATGCAGCGAGTTCGCGCAGACACTCGTCGTGATCGCGCCCGACGACCAGCACTTCGACGCGCGCCGCTTCGCGGGCCTGCGCTTCGCCGTGCGGCGTTGCGGCGGGGCGTCGCGGCAGGCTTCCGTGCTCAACGGGCTGCATGCGCTGGCCGAGTTCGGCGCACATGACGACGACTGGGTGCTGGTGCATGACGCGGCGCGCCCCGGCATCACGCCCGCGCTGATCCGCGCGCTGGTCGGCACGCTGAAGGACGACGCTGTGGGCGGCATCATGGCGCTGCCCGTCGCGGATACGCTCAAGCGCGTGACACCCAATACTGACCACCGCATCGATCACACGGAGCCGCGCGACGGCCTGTGGCAGGCGCAGACGCCGCAAATGTTCCGCATCGGCATGTTGCGCGAAGCGATTCTGCGCGCGCAAAGCGACGGCCACGATCTCACCGACGAAGCGAGCGCGATCGAATGGTCGGGTCACGCGCCCAAGCTGGTTCAGGGCAGCTTGCGCAATTTCAAGGTCACGTATCCGGAAGACTTCGATCTGGCCGAAGCGATACTCGGGCGCGGCACGGCGGGCTGA
- a CDS encoding peroxiredoxin, with protein sequence MKTVGDKVEAFTVTAAKPGFNNHEENGVSAFEEITESSFPGKWKIIYFYPKDFTFVCPTEIVEFGKLAKDFEERDAVLLGGSVDNEFVKLAWRREHKDLNKLNHYAFGDVKGELIDQLGVRDKEAGVALRATFIVDPDNTIQHVSVNNLNVGRNPEEVLRILDGLQTDELCPCNRAVGGATL encoded by the coding sequence ATGAAAACTGTCGGCGATAAAGTCGAAGCCTTTACCGTGACGGCCGCGAAGCCGGGTTTCAACAACCACGAAGAGAACGGCGTATCGGCGTTCGAAGAAATCACCGAATCGTCGTTCCCGGGCAAGTGGAAGATCATCTATTTCTACCCGAAGGACTTCACGTTCGTTTGCCCGACGGAAATCGTCGAGTTCGGCAAGCTGGCCAAGGACTTCGAAGAGCGCGATGCCGTCCTGCTCGGCGGCAGCGTCGACAACGAATTCGTCAAGCTCGCATGGCGCCGTGAACACAAGGACCTGAACAAGCTGAACCACTACGCGTTCGGCGACGTCAAGGGCGAACTCATCGACCAGCTCGGCGTGCGCGACAAGGAAGCGGGCGTCGCACTGCGCGCTACGTTCATCGTCGACCCGGACAACACGATCCAGCACGTTTCGGTGAACAACCTGAACGTCGGCCGTAACCCGGAAGAAGTTCTGCGTATTCTGGACGGTCTGCAAACGGACGAACTGTGCCCGTGCAACCGCGCTGTCGGCGGCGCGACGCTGTAA
- a CDS encoding M20 family metallopeptidase → MTGAVDTASIVELLTALVRVPSRGGIDARAPVLECIEAWFEAHGVRTRRLVSADGQPLALHVEIRGAYVGPHYLLNATLDTASFGDESTWTYPPLAAHVENGWLYGRGSADSKAAVAIFAHLAAAFAQRTDALAGTLGVLFDLDEHTGRFGGARAFFDAPDAPRPNGVLIGYPGIDRIIVGARGFIRAKLVVRGVAAHSGASSTRGLNAAIRGAHLAAALNETALPVDRAFDRPAQLTVTGIRAGDGTFTSVPDRCELTVDCRLTPGFDAAEAQRVIEGIVRDQDSQHDPSLVTSIEWIAGWPACRVPDSHPMTHALYHAARNELGAGVTLSVAGPSNIGNYLASLGVPALCGFGVKSEGIHAANERIELASIAPVYRAYEHVLLTLLAPDKPRA, encoded by the coding sequence ATGACGGGCGCTGTCGACACGGCATCGATCGTCGAACTGCTGACGGCGCTCGTGCGCGTGCCGAGCCGCGGCGGCATCGATGCGCGCGCACCCGTGCTCGAATGCATCGAAGCGTGGTTTGAGGCGCATGGTGTACGCACGCGCCGCCTCGTTTCCGCCGATGGACAGCCGCTCGCGCTTCACGTGGAAATACGCGGCGCGTATGTTGGTCCGCACTACCTGCTGAACGCCACACTCGACACCGCAAGCTTCGGCGACGAATCCACGTGGACGTATCCGCCGCTCGCCGCGCACGTTGAAAACGGCTGGCTCTATGGACGTGGCAGCGCCGACAGCAAAGCCGCAGTCGCGATCTTCGCGCACCTCGCCGCCGCGTTCGCGCAACGCACCGACGCGCTCGCCGGCACGCTCGGCGTGCTGTTCGATCTCGACGAGCATACGGGCCGTTTCGGCGGCGCCCGCGCCTTCTTCGACGCGCCTGATGCGCCCAGACCGAACGGCGTGTTGATCGGCTATCCGGGCATCGACCGCATCATCGTTGGCGCGCGCGGGTTCATTCGCGCGAAGCTCGTCGTGCGCGGCGTCGCTGCGCACTCCGGCGCGAGCAGCACGCGCGGACTCAATGCGGCGATACGCGGCGCGCACCTCGCTGCTGCGTTGAATGAAACCGCGCTGCCCGTAGACCGCGCATTCGATCGCCCCGCGCAGTTGACCGTCACCGGCATCCGCGCGGGCGACGGCACATTCACCAGCGTGCCGGATCGTTGCGAACTCACCGTCGATTGCCGGCTCACGCCGGGCTTCGATGCCGCTGAAGCGCAGCGCGTGATCGAAGGCATCGTTCGCGATCAGGACTCACAACACGATCCGTCGCTCGTGACGTCGATCGAATGGATCGCGGGCTGGCCCGCCTGCCGCGTACCAGATTCACATCCGATGACGCACGCGCTGTATCACGCGGCACGCAACGAGCTTGGCGCCGGTGTCACGCTGTCCGTCGCGGGACCGTCGAACATCGGCAATTACCTCGCGTCGCTCGGCGTGCCTGCGTTGTGCGGCTTTGGCGTGAAATCCGAAGGCATTCATGCGGCGAACGAGCGCATCGAACTCGCCAGCATCGCGCCCGTCTATCGTGCGTACGAACACGTGCTGCTCACGCTGCTGGCGCCAGACAAGCCCCGAGCCTGA
- the ispF gene encoding 2-C-methyl-D-erythritol 2,4-cyclodiphosphate synthase has protein sequence MDLRIGQGYDVHALVPGRPLIIGGVTIPYERGLLGHSDADVLLHAITDALFGAAALGDIGRHFPDTATEFKGANSRVLLRECAARIAKAGFTIQNIDSTVIAQAPKLAPHIDGMRANIAEDLNLPIERVNVKAKTNEKLGYLGRGEGIEAQAAALLLRA, from the coding sequence ATGGATTTGAGAATCGGACAAGGCTACGACGTTCACGCACTGGTGCCGGGACGCCCGCTCATCATCGGCGGCGTGACGATTCCGTACGAGCGCGGGCTGCTCGGCCACTCGGATGCCGACGTGCTGCTGCATGCGATCACCGACGCGCTGTTCGGCGCGGCCGCGCTCGGCGATATCGGCCGTCATTTCCCGGATACCGCGACCGAGTTCAAAGGCGCGAACAGCCGCGTGCTGCTGCGCGAATGTGCGGCGCGCATCGCGAAGGCGGGCTTCACGATTCAGAACATCGACAGCACTGTGATTGCGCAGGCGCCGAAGCTCGCGCCGCATATCGACGGGATGCGCGCGAATATCGCCGAAGATCTGAATCTGCCCATCGAGCGCGTCAACGTGAAGGCAAAGACCAACGAAAAGCTCGGCTATCTGGGTCGTGGCGAGGGTATCGAAGCGCAGGCGGCTGCGCTGTTGCTGCGCGCCTGA
- the mfd gene encoding transcription-repair coupling factor, whose protein sequence is MPDIAASTQSSSTPVALVKAGQRFVFDGTHGSSDALLIARYHLAYKAQMPLLAVVCASAVDAQRLTQELAFFAPEARVRLLPDWETLPYDSFSPHQDLVSERLATLHDLGEARCDILLVPATTALYRMPPASFMAAYTFSFSQGERLDEAKLKAQLTLAGYEHVSQVVRPGEYCVRGSLIDLFPMGSPLPYRIDLFDDQVDSIRAFDPDSQRSLYPVKDVRLLPGREFPFDEAARTAFRSRWREVFEGDPSRASIYKDIGNGVPSAGIEYYLPLFFEETATLFHYLPDGAQLAFVGDLDAAIRRFTADTKQRYNFLSHDRDRPILEPQRLFLSDEDFFTFAKPFARLSLPGNAGGGWAVPLPNLAIDRHADDPVAALRAWLATTPNRVLFAAESAGRRETIAQLLADNALRPASADSYGDWLTSDARFALGVAPLANGFAIPGEGVAILTETELYGPLARRAGRRRQEQASNVDSMVRDLSELKVGDPVVHSQHGIGRYMGLVTMDLGEGETEFLHLEYQGDSKLYVPVAQLHVISRYSGADPESAPLHALGSGQWEKAKRKAAQQIRDTAAELLNLYARRAAREGHAFALEPRDYVKFAESFGFEETPDQAAAIAAVIGDMTSGKPMDRLVCGDVGFGKTEVALRAAFIAVMGGKQVALLSPTTLLAEQHTQTFTDRFSDWPVRIAELSRFKSTKEVSASIQQINEGTVDIVIGTHKLLSSDVQFKRLGLVIIDEEHRFGVRQKEALKALRAEVDVLTLTATPIPRTLGMALEGLRDFSVIATAPQKRLAIKTFVRREEDGVIREAMLRELKRGGQVYFLHNEVETIENRRQMLEALVPEARIAVAHGQMHERELERVMRDFVAQRANVLLCTTIIETGIDVPSANTILIHRSDKFGLAQLHQLRGRVGRSHHQAYSYLLVHDPQGLTKQAQRRLEAIQQMEELGAGFYLAMHDLEIRGTGEVLGDKQSGEIHEIGFQLYTDMLNDAVKALKNGKEPDLTAPLAATTEINLHTPAILPADYCGDVQERLSLYKRLANCEHNDSIDGIQEELIDRFGKMPPQAHALVETHRLRLAAKPLGISKIDAGEAVIGLQFIPNPPIDAMRIIEMVQKHKHIKLAGQDKLRIESRSPDFTVRVATVKETLRALGTPTKGAADRRVAS, encoded by the coding sequence ATGCCCGACATCGCCGCATCCACGCAGTCTTCCTCAACGCCCGTCGCGCTGGTCAAGGCCGGCCAGCGTTTCGTGTTCGACGGCACGCACGGCTCGTCCGACGCGCTGCTGATAGCGCGCTACCACCTCGCGTACAAGGCGCAGATGCCGCTGCTGGCCGTCGTCTGCGCGAGCGCCGTCGATGCGCAGCGGCTGACGCAGGAACTCGCGTTCTTCGCGCCGGAAGCGCGCGTGCGCCTGCTGCCTGACTGGGAAACACTGCCGTACGACTCGTTCTCGCCGCACCAGGATCTCGTCTCCGAGCGTCTCGCGACGCTGCACGACCTGGGCGAAGCGCGCTGCGACATCCTGCTCGTACCGGCAACGACTGCGCTGTACCGGATGCCGCCCGCCTCCTTCATGGCGGCCTACACGTTCTCGTTCTCGCAGGGCGAGCGTCTCGACGAAGCGAAGCTGAAAGCGCAGCTGACGCTGGCCGGTTACGAGCACGTGAGCCAGGTCGTGCGGCCCGGCGAATACTGCGTGCGCGGCTCGCTGATCGACCTCTTTCCAATGGGCTCGCCGCTGCCGTACCGGATCGACCTGTTCGACGACCAGGTCGATTCGATCCGCGCGTTCGATCCCGATTCGCAGCGCAGCCTGTATCCCGTGAAGGACGTGCGGCTGTTGCCCGGCCGCGAGTTTCCGTTCGACGAAGCCGCGCGCACCGCGTTTCGCAGCCGCTGGCGCGAGGTCTTCGAGGGTGACCCGAGCCGCGCGTCGATCTACAAGGACATCGGCAACGGCGTGCCGTCGGCGGGTATCGAATACTATCTGCCGCTGTTCTTCGAAGAGACGGCGACGCTCTTCCACTACCTGCCGGACGGCGCGCAGCTCGCGTTCGTCGGCGATCTGGACGCCGCCATCCGGCGCTTCACCGCGGATACGAAGCAGCGCTACAACTTCCTGTCGCACGACCGCGACCGCCCGATCCTCGAACCGCAGCGCCTGTTCCTGTCGGACGAAGATTTCTTCACATTCGCCAAGCCGTTTGCGCGGCTGTCGCTGCCCGGCAACGCGGGCGGCGGCTGGGCCGTGCCGCTGCCCAATCTCGCGATCGACCGCCATGCCGACGATCCCGTCGCCGCCTTGCGCGCGTGGCTCGCCACCACGCCGAACCGCGTGCTGTTCGCCGCGGAATCGGCGGGCCGCCGCGAGACGATCGCGCAACTGCTCGCGGACAACGCGCTGCGCCCCGCTTCCGCCGACAGCTACGGCGACTGGCTGACCTCCGACGCGCGCTTCGCGCTCGGCGTCGCGCCGCTCGCCAACGGCTTCGCGATCCCGGGCGAAGGCGTCGCGATTCTCACCGAGACGGAACTGTACGGGCCGCTCGCACGACGCGCGGGACGCCGCCGCCAGGAACAGGCGAGCAACGTCGATTCGATGGTGCGCGACCTGTCGGAGCTAAAGGTCGGTGATCCTGTAGTGCATTCGCAGCACGGCATCGGCCGCTATATGGGCCTCGTGACGATGGATCTCGGCGAAGGCGAAACCGAGTTTCTGCACCTCGAATACCAGGGCGACAGCAAGCTCTACGTGCCCGTCGCGCAACTGCACGTGATCTCGCGCTACAGCGGTGCCGATCCCGAAAGCGCACCGCTGCACGCGCTCGGCTCGGGCCAGTGGGAAAAGGCGAAGCGCAAAGCCGCGCAGCAGATCCGCGACACGGCGGCCGAACTGCTGAACCTCTATGCACGCCGTGCCGCGCGCGAAGGCCACGCGTTCGCGCTCGAACCGCGCGATTACGTGAAGTTCGCCGAGAGCTTCGGCTTCGAAGAAACACCGGACCAGGCGGCCGCCATTGCCGCTGTGATCGGCGACATGACGAGCGGCAAGCCGATGGACCGCCTCGTGTGTGGCGACGTCGGCTTCGGCAAGACGGAAGTCGCGTTGCGCGCGGCGTTCATCGCGGTGATGGGCGGCAAGCAGGTTGCACTGCTCTCGCCCACCACGCTGCTTGCCGAACAGCACACGCAGACCTTCACCGACCGCTTCTCCGACTGGCCCGTGCGCATCGCGGAACTGTCGCGTTTCAAGAGCACGAAGGAAGTCAGCGCGTCGATCCAGCAGATCAACGAAGGCACAGTCGATATCGTGATCGGCACGCACAAGCTGTTGTCGTCGGATGTGCAGTTCAAGCGGCTGGGGCTCGTCATCATCGACGAGGAACACCGTTTTGGCGTGCGTCAGAAGGAAGCGCTCAAAGCGCTGCGCGCCGAAGTCGACGTGCTCACGCTCACCGCGACGCCGATTCCGCGCACGCTCGGCATGGCGCTGGAAGGCTTGCGCGATTTCTCGGTGATCGCGACGGCGCCGCAAAAGCGCCTCGCGATCAAGACCTTCGTGCGCCGGGAGGAAGACGGCGTGATCCGCGAAGCGATGCTGCGCGAACTGAAACGCGGCGGCCAGGTGTACTTCCTGCACAACGAAGTCGAGACGATTGAAAACCGCCGGCAGATGCTCGAAGCGCTCGTGCCCGAAGCGCGTATCGCGGTGGCGCACGGCCAGATGCACGAGCGCGAACTCGAACGCGTGATGCGCGATTTCGTCGCGCAGCGCGCGAACGTGCTGCTGTGCACGACGATCATCGAAACGGGCATCGACGTGCCGAGCGCGAATACGATCCTGATTCATCGCTCGGACAAATTCGGTCTCGCGCAGTTGCATCAGTTGCGCGGGCGCGTCGGCCGTTCGCATCACCAGGCGTATTCATATCTGCTCGTGCACGATCCGCAAGGCCTGACAAAGCAGGCGCAACGGCGTCTGGAAGCGATTCAGCAGATGGAAGAACTCGGCGCGGGCTTCTATCTGGCGATGCACGACCTCGAAATTCGCGGTACGGGCGAAGTACTCGGCGACAAGCAGTCGGGCGAGATTCACGAGATCGGCTTCCAACTCTACACCGACATGCTGAACGACGCCGTCAAGGCGCTGAAGAACGGCAAGGAGCCGGACCTCACTGCACCGCTGGCGGCGACGACCGAGATCAATCTGCACACGCCCGCCATCCTGCCCGCCGACTATTGCGGCGACGTGCAGGAGCGTCTGTCGCTGTACAAGCGGCTGGCGAACTGCGAGCACAACGATTCCATCGACGGCATTCAGGAAGAGCTGATCGACCGCTTCGGCAAGATGCCGCCGCAAGCGCATGCACTCGTCGAGACGCATCGCTTGCGACTCGCCGCGAAGCCGCTCGGCATTTCGAAGATCGATGCGGGCGAAGCGGTGATCGGCCTGCAGTTCATTCCGAATCCGCCCATCGACGCCATGCGGATCATCGAGATGGTGCAGAAGCACAAGCACATCAAGCTCGCGGGTCAGGACAAGCTGCGTATCGAGAGCCGGAGTCCCGATTTCACCGTGCGCGTCGCGACTGTGAAGGAAACGTTGCGCGCGCTCGGTACGCCGACGAAGGGCGCGGCGGACCGGCGTGTCGCTTCGTAA
- the argE gene encoding acetylornithine deacetylase — protein sequence MSQVADKALSAQTSSSSAASAESPSPASLPWVTRLVSMDTVSRNPNLGLIETVRDALRERGVEATLTHDESGKWANLFATIPAHDGETNGGIVLSGHTDVVPVDGQKWDSDPFKPEVRGDKLYGRGTCDMKGFIGAALTLVPQMLQTRLARPIHLAFSFDEEVGCVGAPLMIADLMKRGVKPDGCIVGEPTSMRPIIAHKGINAYQCCVRGFAAHSSLTPKGLNAIEYAARLICYIRDMADQFREQGPFDQLYDVPFTTAQTSTIKGGNAINTVPAECSFEFEFRNLPTLDPEPIFARIDQYARETLLPKMQREHEAAAIEFTKIAAAPGLDSTEQAAITQLVRALTGDQDKRKVAYGTEAGLFSLAGIPSIVCGPGDIVQAHKANEFVTLDQLAQCERFLGKFIHSMSVDAHAH from the coding sequence ATGTCACAGGTCGCTGACAAAGCGCTGTCCGCCCAAACGTCGTCCTCTTCCGCTGCTTCCGCCGAGTCCCCTTCCCCCGCTTCGCTTCCCTGGGTCACACGCCTCGTGTCGATGGACACGGTCAGCCGCAATCCCAATCTCGGCCTGATCGAAACGGTGCGCGACGCGCTGCGCGAACGCGGTGTCGAAGCCACCCTCACGCACGACGAAAGCGGCAAATGGGCCAACCTGTTCGCGACGATTCCGGCGCATGACGGCGAGACCAATGGCGGGATCGTGCTATCGGGACACACGGACGTGGTGCCCGTCGACGGCCAGAAGTGGGACAGCGATCCGTTCAAGCCAGAAGTGCGCGGCGACAAGCTCTATGGGCGCGGCACTTGTGACATGAAAGGCTTTATCGGCGCGGCGCTGACGCTCGTGCCGCAAATGCTGCAGACCAGACTGGCCAGGCCGATCCATCTGGCGTTCTCGTTCGACGAAGAAGTGGGCTGCGTCGGCGCACCGCTGATGATCGCCGACCTGATGAAGCGCGGCGTCAAGCCGGACGGCTGTATCGTCGGTGAGCCGACCAGCATGCGGCCCATCATCGCGCACAAGGGCATCAACGCCTATCAGTGCTGCGTGCGCGGCTTCGCGGCCCATTCGTCGCTCACGCCCAAAGGCCTGAACGCAATCGAATACGCGGCGCGGCTAATCTGCTACATCCGCGACATGGCCGACCAGTTCCGCGAGCAAGGCCCGTTCGATCAGCTCTACGACGTGCCGTTCACGACGGCGCAGACCAGCACGATCAAAGGCGGCAACGCGATCAACACCGTGCCCGCCGAATGCAGCTTCGAGTTCGAGTTCCGCAATCTGCCAACGCTCGATCCCGAACCTATCTTCGCGCGCATCGATCAATACGCGCGTGAAACGCTGCTGCCGAAAATGCAGCGCGAGCACGAAGCGGCCGCGATCGAGTTCACGAAAATCGCCGCAGCACCCGGGCTCGACTCGACGGAACAGGCGGCCATCACGCAACTCGTGCGCGCGCTCACGGGCGACCAGGACAAGCGCAAGGTCGCGTACGGTACGGAAGCGGGGCTGTTCTCGCTGGCGGGTATTCCGAGCATCGTGTGCGGCCCCGGCGACATCGTGCAGGCGCACAAGGCAAACGAATTCGTCACGCTCGATCAACTGGCGCAATGCGAGCGTTTCCTCGGCAAGTTCATTCACAGCATGTCGGTCGATGCGCACGCGCACTGA